One Miscanthus floridulus cultivar M001 chromosome 11, ASM1932011v1, whole genome shotgun sequence DNA window includes the following coding sequences:
- the LOC136492058 gene encoding large ribosomal subunit protein bL9c-like, producing MQPSATAVAPPRPHRLRERPPLTRPHPAQPDPACVVTGLECSKVASSSIYNVVQHPAVILTDDIEAVGKKGATMKVRAGFYRNLLLPKGKPTLLAPEVLKEMQLEQERIEAEKKRLEEDAQQLARVFETIGRFKIPRKGGKGKQIFGSVTAQDVVDIINSQLNRDIDKKLVTVLEIREIGEYVAEIQLHSYCLYFHSVYDLFPSLLMWVCS from the exons ATGCAGCCGTCGGCCACCGCGGTGGCCCCGCCCCGGCCGCATCGGCTGCGCGAGCGCCCTCCGCTGACGCGGCCGCACCCAGCGCAGCCCGACCCCGCCTGCGTCGTGACCGGCCTC GAATGCAGCAAAGTTGCATCCAGTTCAATTTACAATGTTGTACAGCACCCAGCT GTCATACTGACAGATGACATAGAAGCGGTGGGGAAGAAAGGAGCTACAATGAAGGTGCGAGCTGGATTCTACCGCAACCTCCTCCTTCCCAAGGGCAAGCCTACGCTTCTAGCCCCAGAAGTCCTCAA GGAAATGCAGCTAGAACAGGAGAGAATAGAAGCTGAGAAGAAGCGG TTAGAAGAAGACGCACAACAGCTTGCCCGAGTTTTTGAAACCATCGGCCGTTTTAAGATTCCTCGCAAAGGtggaaaaggaaaacaaatctttGGGAG CGTCACAGCGCAGGATGTTGTTGACATAATAAATTCACAACTTAATAG GGATATCGACAAGAAGCTGGTCACAGTTCTAGAAATCCGTGAAATCGGAGAGTATGTTGCAGAGATCCAGCTTCACTCCTATTGCCTCTACTTCCATTCTGTGTACGACCTTTTTCCCAGTCTTCTTATGTGGGTTTGCTCATAA
- the LOC136493228 gene encoding ammonium transporter 1 member 1-like, with amino-acid sequence MSTCAADLAPLLGPAAANATDYLCGQFADTQSAVDATYLLFSAYLVFAMQLGFAMLCAGSVRAKNTMNIMLTNVLDAAAGALFYYLFGFAFAFGTPSNGFIGKQFFGLQHLPKTGFDYDFFLYQWAFAIAAAGITSGSIAERTQFVAYLIYSAFLTGFVYPVVSHWFWSADGWAAASRTSGPLLFGSGVIDFAGSGVVHMVGGIAGLWGALIEGPRIGRFDHAGRSVALKGHSASLVVLGTFLLWFGWYGFNPGSFTTILKSYGPAGTVHGQWSAVGRTAVTTTLAGSVAALTTLFGKRLQTNHWNVVDVCNGLLGGFAAITAGCSVVEPWAAVICGFVSAWVLIGANALAARLKFDDPLEAAQLHGGCGAWGVLFTGLFARQKYVEEIYGAGRPYGLFMGGGGKLLAAQIIQILVIAGWVSCTMGPLFYALKKLDLLRISADDEMSGMDLTRHGGFAYVYHDEDPGDKAGVGGFMLKSAQHRVEPAAAAATSNQV; translated from the coding sequence ATGTCGACGTGCGCGGCGGACCTGGCGCCGCTGCTGGGCCCGGCGGCGGCGAACGCCACGGACTACCTCTGCGGCCAGTTCGCGGACACGCAGTCCGCGGTGGACGCCACGTACCTGCTCTTCTCGGCCTACCTCGTCTTCGCCATGCAGCTCGGCTTCGCCATGCTCTGCGCCGGCTCCGTCCGCGCCAAGAACACCATGAACATCATGCTCACAAACGTGCTCGACGCCGCCGCCGGGGCGCTCTTCTACTACCTCTTCGGCTTCGCCTTCGCCTTCGGCACGCCCTCCAACGGCTTCATCGGGAAGCAGTTCTTCGGGCTCCAGCACCTGCCCAAGACCGGCTTCGACTACGACTTCTTCCTCTACCAGTGGGCcttcgccatcgccgccgcgGGCATCACGTCGGGCTCCATCGCCGAGAGGACCCAGTTCGTCGCCTACCTCATCTACTCCGCGTTCCTCACGGGGTTCGTGTACCCCGTGGTGTCGCACTGGTTCTGGTCCGCCGACGGCTGGGCCGCCGCCAGCCGCACGTCCGGCCCGCTGCTCTTCGGGTCCGGCGTCATCGACTTCGCGGGCTCCGGCGTCGTCCACATGGTCGGCGGCATCGCGGGGCTCTGGGGCGCGCTCATCGAGGGCCCCCGCATCGGGCGCTTCGACCACGCCGGCCGCTCCGTGGCGCTCAAGGGCCACAGCGCGTCGCTCGTGGTGCTCGGCACCTTCCTGTTGTGGTTCGGCTGGTACGGGTTCAACCCCGGGTCCTTCACCACCATCCTCAAGTCCTATGGCCCCGCGGGGACCGTCCACGGGCAGTGGTCGGCCGTGGGCCGCACCGCCGTCACCACCACCCTCGCCGGCAGCGTCGCCGCGCTCACCACGCTGTTCGGGAAGCGGCTCCAGACGAACCACTGGAACGTGGTGGACGTCTGCAACGGCCTCCTGGGCGGGTTCGCGGCCATCACGGCCGGGTGCAGCGTGGTGGAGCCGTGGGCGGCCGTCATCTGCGGGTTCGTGTCCGCGTGGGTGCTCATAGGCGCCAACGCGCTCGCCGCGCGCCTCAAGTTCGACGACCCGCTGGAGGCGGCGCAGCTGCACGGCGGGTGCGGCGCCTGGGGCGTCCTCTTCACGGGCCTCTTCGCGAGGCAAAAGTACGTGGAGGAGATCTACGGCGCCGGGAGGCCCTACGGGCTGTTCATGGGCGGCGGCGGGAAGCTCCTCGCCGCGCAGATCATCCAGATCCTGGTGATCGCCGGGTGGGTGAGCTGCACCATGGGCCCGCTCTTCTACGCGCTCAAGAAGCTGGACCTGCTGCGCATCTCGGCCGACGACGAGATGTCCGGCATGGACCTCACCCGGCACGGCGGCTTCGCGTACGTCTACCACGACGAGGACCCCGGCGACAAGGCCGGGGTTGGTGGGTTCATGCTCAAGTCCGCGCAGCACCGGGtcgagccggcggcggcggcggcgaccagcAACCAGGTGTAA